The genome window GGGCCCCACGACCAAGTGCAAGGGGTGCCACGTGGGTGACAAGGACGACAAGGACGACAAGGAGGCGAAGGAGAAGTAGGCCTTCGTCGAGAGTTCTCCCGCCCCGCCTTCCCCTACGGCTCCACCAGCTTCAGCCGCACCGCCGCCCGCACCAGATCGGATTTGCTGTGCACCTCGAGCTTCTCCATGAGGTTCGCGCGGTGGCGGTTCACCGTGTGCGGGGAGATGTGGAGGAGCTCGCCGATCTCCTTGGCGGTCTTGCCTTCGGCGACGAGCTTCAGGATCTCCAGCTCGCGATCGCTGAGCAGGCCGAGGTCCCCGCTCTCGCTGGCCTCGTGCGGGCGGACGGCCGCATCCACCACGAACTCCATCAGCGAGGGATCCACGTAGGTGCGCCCTTCCAGCACCGCGCTGACGGCCGAGACGAGGTCCTTGGCCAGCGCCTTCTTGGGCACGTAGCCCCGGGCGCCGAGCTTGAGCGCCCGCATCACGTACGAGCGGTCGGTGTACTGCGAGACGACGAGCACCTTCGTGGCGAGCTGGAGGCCCTTGAGCTCGGCCAGCACGTCGAGGCCTCCCAGGTCGGGCATCGAGAGGTCGAGCACCATCAGGTCGGGCTGGTGTCGCTGGCAGAGGTCGATCGCCTCGCGCCCGGTCGCCGCCTCGCCCACGATCTGCACCTCCGACAGGCGGGCCTCGATGAGCCCACGCAGGGCTTCGCGGAAGAGGGCGTGGTCGTCGGCCAGGAGGATGCGAGCGGGCATGAGTGCGGCCTAGGATAGCTCGTCGGA of Deltaproteobacteria bacterium contains these proteins:
- a CDS encoding response regulator transcription factor, translating into MPARILLADDHALFREALRGLIEARLSEVQIVGEAATGREAIDLCQRHQPDLMVLDLSMPDLGGLDVLAELKGLQLATKVLVVSQYTDRSYVMRALKLGARGYVPKKALAKDLVSAVSAVLEGRTYVDPSLMEFVVDAAVRPHEASESGDLGLLSDRELEILKLVAEGKTAKEIGELLHISPHTVNRHRANLMEKLEVHSKSDLVRAAVRLKLVEP